One Athene noctua chromosome 32, bAthNoc1.hap1.1, whole genome shotgun sequence genomic region harbors:
- the LOC141972309 gene encoding uncharacterized protein LOC141972309, which yields MAVVSPTPPCFRVDETLPEEIPEEAGWDSEGAWLLSLLDCSDMGTVFGEYFRPSQKTDVLLVGIEALTADDAHDRQMGGDIVDMAMTDPVSWLTDVPEILRHIHRNVEHIHTEPARRSLHSLLLLLTEWSPREVVRSLLGISPMSDRAAVAMWEVLVSVPWALRRVMSELLGVLQDWRLSRVFSSATEDACIYPLAVTPGLR from the exons ATGGCCGTTGTCTCACCGACTCCTCCGTGTTTCCGTGTAGACGAgacgctgccagaggagattccagagGAAGCGGGATGGGATTCTGAGGGCGCctggttgctttctttacttgactGCAGCGACATGGGAAcg gtgtttggcgaatacttcCGGCCTTCGCAGAAgacggacgttctcctcgtgggcatcgaggccttgacggcagacgatgcgcacgacaggcagatgggcggtgacatcgtggacatggccatgacagaccccgtgtcctggctgacggat gtgccagaaatcctgagacacatccacagaaatgtggagcacatccacacggagccagcccggcgcagcctgcactcgctgctgctgctgctgacggagtggagccccagggaggtggtcaggagcctgttGGGCATCTCTCCAATgagtgacag ggcggccgtggccatgtgggaggtgctggtctccgtgccctgggctctgcggagagtcatgtcggagctgctcggcgtgctgcaggactggcggctgagcagggtgttcagctctgccacggaggacgcctgcatctaccccttggctgtga ctcctggcctGCGCTAA